A genomic segment from Triticum dicoccoides isolate Atlit2015 ecotype Zavitan chromosome 1A, WEW_v2.0, whole genome shotgun sequence encodes:
- the LOC119276072 gene encoding HVA22-like protein i, with product MPAVVERFMDWTVSWLPMYEEAKLLLVIYLSHPSTRVAGHVYEGFLHPLVAWHEADIDWGLLEPRARARDVTASQLKAAAIIGQVWLVEANHCVSSQLQAVKSC from the exons ATGCCGGCGGTCGTCGAGAGGTTCATGGACTGGACGGTGTCATGGCTGCCGATGTACGAAGAGGCGAAGCTGCTGCTCGTCATCTACCTCTCGCACCCTAGCACACGG GTTGCGGGGCATGTGTATGAAGGCTTCCTCCATCCGCTGGTGGCGTGGCACGAGGCCGACATCGACTGGGGCCTGCTTGAGCCGAGGGCTAGGGCGAGGGACGTGACAGCGTCACAACTCAAGGCGGCAGCTATCATCGGTCAAGTGTGGCTCGTCGAGGCTAACCACTGTGTTTCGTCGCAGCTGCAGGCCGTGAAATCATGCTAG